DNA sequence from the Hoylesella buccalis ATCC 35310 genome:
AAAAGGAATGGGTTCTGGATGGAGAAACAGTGCTGTATGCTGGTGCGGATAGTATTCGTGAGACGTTGGATTACGACTTTGCCCGTGAAAAGGAATACGATTATAGACACCATGACACAGTGAAAGCCGTGAATCATATTACTCAATTTATTTCAGATCTTTGGCAAATTCACCCTTTCGGTGAGGGTAATACTCGTACAGCGGCAGTCTTCACTATCAAGTATCTGCGCACATTTGGTTTTGACATCAGCAACGAAACCTTTGCTCACTATTCGTGGTACTTCCGCAATGCACTGGTTCGTGCCAACTATAACAATATGCCTAAAGGCGTCTTTGCTACAATGCAATACCTTGAAGCATTCTTTCGCAATTTGATATTAGGTGAGCAGAATGAATTGAAGAATAGATACCTGCACGTGTCGGCAGAAAGTCAAAGTGCAACAGGTAATGACCCAAAGTGCAATATTTGCACTTTGAATTGCACTTTAGAAGAATTAGCATTACTCAACTTTATTAAAGAGAAACCGAATGCAACGCAAAAAGAAATAGCTGTGCATATCGGAAAATCAGAACGAACGGTAAAGACGATGACCGTAAAATTATCTGTACAAGGCATTCTTGAACGCAAGAACGGTCGGCGCAATGGCTATTGGGTTATAAAAAATAGTAAAACGAACAACTAAATTTCCATCTATGGAAACGCATAAAGAACAATATAAAAAATCTATTCGTTTTTTCAACAACCGTGAAGTAAGAGCGGTGTGGGACGATGAACACAATAAGTGGTGGTTCTCTGTGCTGGACATCATTGCTGCAATTAACGAGCAAGATGATTATCAAAAGACAAGGAACTATTGGAAATATCTCAAAACTAAGTTTAAGAAAGAGAATAACGAACTGGTTAGAGCTACTAACCAGTTGAAGTTGCAAGCCCCAGATGGGAAACAACGATTGACAGATATGTTGGATGGAGAAGGGGTTGTTCTACTGGCAAAAGCAATACCCAATGTCAAGGCAATGGGATTTCTTGATTGGTTTACCTACAGCGACAACACCATTGACGGACAGAGTAAGAAGAAAGCATATCAACTCTTTGAAAGTGGCATCTTGCAAACGGCGGAACCTGGCAGTATCAAGTGTCTGCAACAGATACACGCTTATCTCTTTGGAGGACTGTATGACTTTGCAGGACAAATCCGTACCAAGAATATTT
Encoded proteins:
- a CDS encoding Fic family protein encodes the protein MTDFEEYIRQSEPHKREKGYAWQTAIGLQAVDGLKTSDYLRQTARQHIEGDITIEEVKQLVNSYYESKTARKGIEDRTEEADKVSARITELLSEQSFTFSPLEYIAIHRRLFEGIYEHAGKIRDYNITKKEWVLDGETVLYAGADSIRETLDYDFAREKEYDYRHHDTVKAVNHITQFISDLWQIHPFGEGNTRTAAVFTIKYLRTFGFDISNETFAHYSWYFRNALVRANYNNMPKGVFATMQYLEAFFRNLILGEQNELKNRYLHVSAESQSATGNDPKCNICTLNCTLEELALLNFIKEKPNATQKEIAVHIGKSERTVKTMTVKLSVQGILERKNGRRNGYWVIKNSKTNN
- a CDS encoding Fic family protein; this translates as METHKEQYKKSIRFFNNREVRAVWDDEHNKWWFSVLDIIAAINEQDDYQKTRNYWKYLKTKFKKENNELVRATNQLKLQAPDGKQRLTDMLDGEGVVLLAKAIPNVKAMGFLDWFTYSDNTIDGQSKKKAYQLFESGILQTAEPGSIKCLQQIHAYLFGGLYDFAGQIRTKNISKGSFTFANCMHLPATLQTIERMPETTFDEIMDKYVERKIRANEYHVNEFTNGRVQPNLCNVAHPFMEGNGRSTRIWLDLMLKRSLKRCVDWSQIDKNDHLSAMRESVADSTHIKAFVKPALTSKIDDREMFMKGIDYSYYYEQDE